In one window of Porites lutea chromosome 8, jaPorLute2.1, whole genome shotgun sequence DNA:
- the LOC140946166 gene encoding uncharacterized protein KIAA1958-like — translation MNVFKSWCQSRHLENVNIETMAPEELDNILSKFYAEVKKRDGDDYEPECLKIMQSAIESYLKEKNYPLSIVRSREFHNSQEILHAKAISLRQQGKGKRPNKSQPLTSEEESSLWLKGQLGDFNGKVLTNVNFKNLTEQLGFRGRQEHYDAYVEDFVIRQQEDGSEVVEFREGPTKTRSGGLTISRRTTPQAMYSTDGGKTDPVRLFKLWLSKRPDGMKDKGPLYLSVINRPKSNDIWYTKIIMGENTIGNIMKSMASCLKTNKKLTNHSMRKTLVSKLKKSGQPRNVICEITGHARESSLDDYDEIDENQRKELSHIISGFKVVPNENGPNDVSNQNSTAAKAPTIQNTVQQPVLHQRAPLVPINRAQQQGQKHQAMEFLNPDFQAAGFAGFPPSCPSQFQYRMAALTCAGNTAASSQNYTGCTFNFFSQENAMPQPQPQKKRRAYIIESDDED, via the coding sequence ATGAATGTATTCAAAAGTTGGTGCCAGTCTCGTCATCTAGAAAATGTAAACATAGAAACAATGGCGCCGGAAGAGCTTGACAACATCCTGAGCAAGTTCTAcgccgaagtaaaaaaaagggACGGAGATGATTACGAGCCGGAATGCCTTAAAATCATGCAGAGTGCCATTGAAAGCTATTTAAAGGAGAAGAATTATCCGCTGAGCATCGTACGATCGAGGGAGTTTCACAACTCACAAGAAATCCTCCACGCGAAGGCAATTTCTCTGCGACAACAAGGAAAGGGGAAAAGACCAAACAAATCTCAGCCTCTCACTTCGGAGGAAGAGTCTTCCCTCTGGCTAAAAGGACAGCTTGGTGATTTTAACGGAAAAGTCTTGACCAATGTTAACTTCAAAAACTTGACTGAGCAACTTGGATTCAGAGGTCGCCAGGAGCACTATGACGCCTACGTAGAGGACTTCGTTATAAGACAACAAGAAGACGGCAGCGAAGTTGTAGAATTCCGTGAAGGTCCCACTAAAACACGAAGCGGTGGTCTAACAATATCGCGAAGAACAACACCACAAGCTATGTATTCCACCGATGGCGGAAAAACTGATCCAGTGCGCCTTTTCAAGCTTTGGTTATCCAAGCGACCCGACGGAATGAAAGATAAAGGGCCACTGTACCTGAGCGTTATAAATCGTCCCAAATCAAATGATATCTGGTACACCAAAATTATAATGGGCGAAAATACCATCGGCAACATCATGAAATCCATGGCCTCCTGTCTTAAGACGAACAAAAAACTGACCAACCACAGCATGAGAAAAACGTTGGTGTCCAAATTGAAAAAGTCTGGTCAGCCGCGCAACGTTATTTGTGAAATAACAGGCCATGCACGTGAATCTTCGTTGGACGACTACGACGAAATAGACGAGAATCAACGGAAAGAACTGTCTCACATAATTAGCGGATTTAAAGTAGTGCCAAATGAAAACGGTCCCAACGACGTTTCCAATCAAAACAGTACAGCTGCAAAGGCACCAACAATTCAAAACACAGTCCAACAGCCAGTCCTACACCAACGAGCACCACTGGTTCCTATTAATCGCGCTCAACAGCAAGGTCAAAAGCACCAGGCCATGGAATTCCTGAATCCTGATTTTCAGGCTGCTGGTTTTGCAGGATTTCCGCCAAGTTGTCCCTCACAGTTTCAGTACCGCATGGCAGCGTTGACGTGTGCTGGTAATACTGCTGCTTCATCGCAGAATTACACCGGCTgtactttcaattttttctcccAAGAAAACGCGATGCCTCAGCCACAACCGCAGAAGAAGCGAAGGGCTTATATTATTGAGTCAGACGACGAGGATTAA
- the LOC140946289 gene encoding adhesion G protein-coupled receptor L4-like — protein MIMSATIDPHPSTLQRNVTLVFSNVMKATRKRECVFWNFLEDSPVGWSGQGCHVKWLNDSRTECSCNHLTHFAVLMQFDTDSELKTGQSSRLQKKDEKVLNILTYLGLTLSLVGIIATIICYAFLTDIKAPLSQIRISLVASLGVGQIIFLAGIGATENKGVCVTAAALIQYFLMAAFCWMLIEGIYLYLFVVKVYNVSSKMKICHGISWGFPAAMVTLSLSVAAGMDGITSFVSDEFCWISSSNGLIWIFISFVLAIEIINLLILVRVIREMTRMEQTKDNQGEQIRLGIRACVVLIPLLGVTWLFGALSSTHKAFAYIFVIFNSTQGFSIFLLHCVRNSEIRERFKRRIRVIFPAASNGTTSVKRHSDLHGSSSGILSLRKIEVMPISTESLVKSP, from the exons ATGATCATGTCAGCAACAATTGATCCTCATCCTTCAACGTTGCAGCGAAACGTCACACTTGTGTTCTCGAACGTAATG AAGGCAACAAGGAAAAGAGAGTGTGTATTTTGGAACTTTTTGGAAGACAG CCCTGTAGGTTGGTCAGGGCAAGGATGTCATGTCAAATGGTTGAATGACTCCAGGACAGAATGCAGCTGCAATCACTTAACTCACTTTGCAGTTCTAATGCAGTTTGACACAGATTCTGAACTGAAAACTGGCCAGAGCAGTAGACTGCAAAAG AAAGATGAAAAGGTGCTGAATATTCTGACCTACTTGGGTCTTACCCTTTCCTTAGTCGGAATCATAGCGACAATAATCTGCTACGCATTTCTGAC CGATATTAAAGCACCACTGTCACAAATCCGGATAAGTCTTGTCGCTTCCCTTGGAGTAGGCCAAATAATCTTCCTCGCAGGCATTGGAGCAACTGAAAATAAG GGCGTCTGTGTAACAGCAGCAGCCCTGATTCAATATTTCCTTATGGCGGCTTTCTGTTGGATGTTAATAGAGGGAATTTATCTTTACTTGTTTGTTGTCAAAGTTTACAACGTTAGCAgcaagatgaaaatttgtcacgGAATTTCATGGG GCTTTCCCGCGGCAATGGTCACTTTATCGCTCAGTGTTGCTGCCGGAATGGACGGAATCACAAGTTTTGTTAGCGATGAATT cTGCTGGATTTCTTCTTCTAACGGATTGATCTGGATATTCATCTCGTTTGTTCTTGCAATTGAGATC aTAAACTTGTTGATTTTGGTGAGAGTTATAAGAGAAATGACAAGAATGgaacaaacaaaggacaaccaAGGAGAACAGATAAG GCTTGGAATCAGAGCTTGCGTGGTGCTAATTCCCTTACTTGGAGTCACGTGGTTATTCGGCGCATTATCGTCAACGCACAAAGCATTCGCCTACATTTTTGTTATCTTCAATTCCACTCAG GGATTTTCCATCTTTCTTCTTCACTGTGTGAGAAATAGTGAG ATCAGAGAGAGGTTCAAAAGAAGAATACGCGTGATATTTCCAGCTGCCAGCAATGGAACTACAAGCGTTAAAAGACACTCTGACCTCCATGGCAGCAGCAGCGGAATCCTTTCCCTGCGAAAAATTGAAGTTATGCCCATAAGTACTGAGAGCCTAGTGAAATCACCATGA